In Monodelphis domestica isolate mMonDom1 chromosome 3, mMonDom1.pri, whole genome shotgun sequence, the following proteins share a genomic window:
- the RFX1 gene encoding MHC class II regulatory factor RFX1 isoform X6 encodes MATQAYVTELQAAPQPPQPQQAPPQAQPQPPPPPPPPPPPPPPAAPQQPTPPPPPPPPPPPPPPAAATSQPQYVSELQSPQPQPANQKQYVTEIPAPPAQSQPSGQPAPAPAPQQFIVVTVSEGAMRASDTVSEASPGSTASQSGVPTQVVQQVQATPQRLLVQASVQAKPGAVSPLQLTSIQVPQQRLVVQSSAQASKGGPASLTVHSVQQAHSPPERSPGQGNSSTSKAGSVQQLQVHSVQAVPAPQEVPEQGGAREVPPPKAPKQAEIYNHRSVVQTAPQTSKSGSVQQLTVQGLQPVHVTQEVQQLQQVPVQHVYPGQVQYVEGGDASYTASTIRSGTYPYTETPLYTQNAGTSYYESQGTTAQVSTPATSQAVASSGSVPMYVSGGQIVTNSSGSSSGGGGGGGAGTYVIQGGYMLGSSSQSYSHTTRASPATVQWLLDNYETAEGVSLPRSTLYCHYLLHCQEQKLEPVNAASFGKLIRSVFMGLRTRRLGTRGNSKYHYYGLRIKANSPLLRLMEDQQHMAMRGQPFSQKQRLKPIQKMEGMTNGVAVGQQQAAGLSDISAQVQQYQQFLDASRSLPEFTELDLQGKVLPEGIGPEDIKAFQVLYREHCEAIVDVMINLQFTLVETLWKTFWRYNLNQPSEATPLAVHDEAEKRLPKSSLVLLSKYEPVLKWTKDCDNLLYQGLVEILIPDVLRPIPSALTQAIRNFAKSLESWLTNAMMNIPEEMVRVKVAAASAFAQTLRRYTSLNHLAQAARAVLQNTAQINQMLSDLNRVDFANVQEQASWVCRCEDRVVQRLEQDFKVTLQQQNSLEQWAGWLDGVVSQVLKPYQGSASFPKAAKLFLLKWSFYSSMVIRDLTLRSAASFGSFHLIRLLYDEYMYYLIEHRVAQAKGETPIAVMGEFANLASSLNPLDPDKDEEEEEEEESEDELPQEISLNSSESTALSSESLEPPAKLARTEGRGIFVQALPSS; translated from the exons ATGGCAACACAGGCCTACGTTACTGAGCTTCAGGCAGCCCCTCAACCACCACAGCCTCAACAAGCCCCTCCTCAGGCTCAGCCccagccaccaccaccaccaccaccaccaccaccaccaccaccaccagcggCCCCTCAGCAgccaacaccaccaccaccaccaccaccaccaccaccaccaccaccacctgctGCTGCCACCTCCCAGCCACAGTATGTTAGTGAACTGCAGAGCCCACAGCCCCAACCTGCCAACCAGAAACAGTATGTGACTGAGATCCCAGCCCCCCCAGCACAGTCACAGCCCAGTGGCCAGCCTGCCCCAGCCCCGGCCCCCCAGCAGTTTATCGTGGTGACAGTCTCTG AAGGGGCCATGAGGGCCAGTGATACCGTCTCAGAAGCCAGCCCAGGCTCCACTGCCAGCCAGTCTGGAGTGCCAACACAGGTGGTCCAACAGGTCCAGGCCACACCGCAG CGGCTGCTGGTCCAGGCAAGTGTGCAGGCCAAGCCTGGTGCTGTGTCCCCTCTGCAGCTTACCAGCATCCAAGTGCCCCAGCAG CGACTTGTGGTGCAGAGCTCAGCTCAGgccagcaaagggggcccagccTCGCTCACTGTCCATAGTGTCCAGCAGGCGCACTCCCCCCCAGAG CGTTCACCAGGacaggggaacagctccaccagcaaagcTGGCTCCGTGCAGCAGCTCCAGGTGCACAGCGTCCAGGCGGTCCCTGCCCCACAAGAGGTACCCGAGCAGGGAGGCGCCCGGGAAGTTCCACCTCCAAAGGCCCCGAAACAGGCTGAGATCTATAACCAT AGATCTGTGGTACAGACTGCTCCGCAGACATCCAAATCAGGCTCAGTGCAGCAGCTGACAGTGCAAGGGTTGCAACCGGTCCACGTCACCCAAGAG GTGCAACAGCTCCAGCAGGTGCCTGTGCAGCATGTGTACCCTGGCCAGGTGCAGTATGTGGAGGGCGGTGATGCCAGCTACACAGCCAGCACCAT CCGCTCAGGTACCTACCCCTACACAGAGACACCACTATACACCCAGAATGCGGGCACCAGCTACTATGAGTCCCAGGGCACAACCGCGCAGGTCAGCACACCTGCCACCTCACAGGCTGTGGCGAGTAGTGGCTCAGTGCCCATGTATGTGTCGGGTGGCCAGATCGTCACCAACTCTAGTGGCTCAAGCAGTGGAGGGGGCGGCGGGGGCGGCGCCGGCACCTACGTGATCCAGGGCGGCTACATGTTGGGCAGCTCCAGCCAGTCGTACTCACATACCACCCGTGCCTCACCAGCCACT GTCCAGTGGCTGCTGGATAACTATGAGACGGCTGAGGGGGTAAGCTTGCCCCGCAGCACCCTCTATTGCCACTACCTCCTGCACTGCCAGGAGCAGAAGCTAGAGCCCGTCAATGCTGCCTCTTTTGGCAAGCTCATTCGCTCTGTTTTCATGGGCCTCCGCACTCGCCGACTTGGCACGAG GGGGAACTCCAAATACCATTACTATGGCCTGCGTATCAAAGCCAACTCTCCACTGCTACGCCTGATGGAGGACCAGCAACATATGGCCATGCGGGGCCAGCCCTTCTCTCAGAAGCAGAG ACTTAAACCAATCCAGAAGATGGAGGGTATGACCAACGGTGTGGCAGTAGGACAGCAGCAGGCAGCAGGCCTGTCTGACATCAGTGCCCAAGTCCAGCAGTACCAGCAGTTCTTGG ATGCCTCAAGGAGCCTGCCAGAATTCACTGAGCTGGATCTCCAGGGCAAGGTGCTACCTGAGGGGATTGGGCCCGAAGACATCAAGGCCTTCCAGGTCCTGTACCGGGAGCATTGTGAG GCCATTGTGGATGTCATGATTAACCTACAGTTTACGCTGGTAGAGACCCTGTGGAAGACTTTCTGGAGGTACAACCTCAATCAGCCCAGCGAGGCCACCCCCCTGGCTGT CCACGATGAAGCAGAGAAGCGGCTGCCCAAGAGCAGCCTGGTGCTCCTCTCCAAGTATGAGCCTGTGCTCAAGTGGACCAAGGACTGTGACAACCTGCTGTACCAGGGCCTGGTGGAGATCCTTATCCCCGATGTGCTGCGGCCCATCCCCA GTGCCTTGACACAAGCAATTCGGAATTTTGCCAAGAGCCTAGAGAGCTGGCTCACCAATGCCATGATGAACATCCCTGAAGAGATGGTTCGGGTGAAG GTGGCTGCAGCCAGTGCTTTTGCACAAACACTTCGGCGCTATACCTCCCTCAATCACCTGGCCCAGGCAGCCCGGGCCGTGCTTCAGAACACGGCCCAAATCAACCAGATGCTCAGCGACCTCAACCGCGTTGACTTTGCCAATGTGCAG GAGCAGGCCTCATGGGTATGCCGCTGTGAGGACCGTGTCGTGCAGCGCCTGGAGCAGGACTTCAAGGTGACGCTTCAGCAGCAGAACTCGCTGGAGCAGTGGGCAGGCTGGCTGGATGGCGTGGTGAGCCAAGTGCTCAAGCCCTATCAGGGCAGTGCCAGCTTTCCCAAGGCTGCCAAGCTCTTCCTTCTCAAGTGGTCTTTCTACAG CTCCATGGTCATCCGGGACCTGACCCTGCGCAGTGCGGCCAGCTTCGGCTCATTTCACCTGATCCGTCTCTTGTATGATGAGTACATGTACTACCTGATTGAGCACCGAGTGGCCCAGGCCAAGGGAGAGACCCCCATCGCTGTCATGGGCGAG TTTGCCAACCTGGCCAGTTCCCTGAACCCCCTGGATCCTGACAAAG atgaagaggaggaagaagaggaggagagtgaAGATGAACTGCCCCAAGAGATCTCTCTCAACTCCAGTGAGTCAACTGCCCTCAGCTCAGAGTCCCTGGAGCCTCCTGCCAAGCTGGCGAGGACTGAAGGACGGGGCATCTTCGtgcaggccctgccctcaagctAA